In the Clostridium sporogenes genome, one interval contains:
- a CDS encoding FeoB-associated Cys-rich membrane protein, whose translation MEIVIAIVIILLAIYILAKNIKKKTSGQCDCSSCPTGCSCSNKKEKNE comes from the coding sequence ATGGAAATAGTTATAGCTATAGTAATAATACTTTTAGCCATATATATATTAGCTAAAAATATTAAAAAGAAGACCTCTGGACAATGTGATTGTTCATCATGTCCAACTGGTTGTTCTTGTAGCAATAAAAAAGAAAAAAATGAATAA
- a CDS encoding CBS domain-containing protein: MISDIMNTHVIILNPKDSIKRALDLMNENNINGSPVADEEGNLIGMIVKADIYRFLMEEGHYDTCPVEWVMTKDVFTASEKEDVISIAKKILDKDIIAMPIVDSSNKLLGIVSIEDVLKSLIYKLK; this comes from the coding sequence ATGATTTCTGATATTATGAATACACATGTTATTATTCTTAATCCTAAAGATAGTATAAAAAGGGCACTAGATCTTATGAATGAGAATAATATAAATGGATCACCTGTAGCTGATGAAGAAGGAAATCTAATAGGTATGATAGTAAAAGCGGATATTTATAGATTTTTGATGGAAGAAGGTCATTATGATACTTGTCCTGTAGAATGGGTTATGACAAAAGACGTTTTTACTGCTTCAGAGAAAGAAGATGTTATATCTATAGCTAAGAAAATTTTAGATAAAGATATAATAGCTATGCCTATAGTAGATTCTTCAAATAAACTTTTAGGGATAGTGTCCATTGAAGATGTATTAAAAAGTTTGATATATAAATTAAAATAA
- a CDS encoding aminotransferase → MKIKTFKVEQWMNQYENDAIYNLAETCIDSLTLRELLKLSGKNFEEYMTNLGDIRMTYSHIYGSPKLLKGIASLFQDINTEQIIPTHGAIGANHQVLITLLEQGDNMVSVAPTYQQHYSIPESIGAKVDILKLSFENNFLPKVEDLKKMVNSNTKLITINNPNNPSGSLIPLNLLKQIIDIAKSVDAYILSDEVYRGISEDGNYMPSIVDLYEKGISVGSMSKTFSLAGLRLGWIVSKDEKIIELCKNRRDYDTISCGVLDDIFASLALENKDAILDRNSKIVMKNRELLHKWVISEPRVSYVKPVAGNTALIYYDVDMHSYEFCEKLLKETGVFYTPGECFDLDYCFRIGYAFDSKTLMEGLEKTSEFISNLPRR, encoded by the coding sequence ATGAAAATTAAAACTTTTAAAGTAGAACAGTGGATGAATCAATATGAAAATGATGCAATATATAATTTGGCAGAAACCTGTATAGATTCATTAACCTTGAGAGAATTATTAAAATTATCAGGAAAAAATTTTGAAGAATATATGACAAATCTTGGTGATATTCGTATGACATATAGCCATATCTATGGATCTCCAAAGCTTTTAAAAGGAATAGCTTCTCTTTTTCAAGATATAAACACAGAACAAATTATACCAACTCATGGAGCTATTGGAGCTAATCATCAGGTTCTTATAACGCTCTTAGAGCAGGGAGATAATATGGTATCTGTTGCTCCTACATATCAGCAACATTATTCTATTCCAGAATCTATAGGTGCAAAGGTTGATATTCTCAAGCTTTCTTTTGAAAATAATTTTTTACCAAAAGTAGAAGATTTAAAGAAAATGGTAAATTCAAATACAAAACTTATTACAATTAATAATCCTAATAATCCATCAGGCTCTTTAATTCCTCTAAATTTACTTAAACAAATTATTGATATTGCAAAGAGTGTAGATGCTTATATTCTTAGTGATGAGGTTTATAGGGGTATTAGTGAAGATGGAAATTATATGCCGTCAATTGTGGATCTTTATGAAAAAGGGATTAGTGTGGGAAGTATGTCAAAAACATTTTCTCTTGCAGGACTTCGTCTTGGATGGATTGTTTCAAAAGATGAGAAAATAATTGAGTTGTGTAAAAATAGAAGAGATTATGATACTATTAGTTGTGGTGTATTAGATGATATTTTTGCTTCTTTGGCTTTAGAAAACAAGGATGCTATTTTAGATAGAAATAGTAAAATTGTTATGAAAAATAGAGAATTACTTCATAAATGGGTAATTTCTGAACCAAGAGTATCATATGTAAAGCCAGTTGCTGGTAATACAGCATTAATTTATTACGATGTGGACATGCATTCCTATGAATTTTGTGAAAAGCTTTTAAAGGAGACAGGAGTATTTTATACTCCAGGAGAATGTTTTGACTTAGATTATTGTTTCCGTATTGGTTATGCTTTTGACTCTAAAACCTTAATGGAAGGTTTAGAGAAAACTAGTGAATTCATATCTAATCTTCCAAGAAGATAA
- the argS gene encoding arginine--tRNA ligase, with amino-acid sequence MDYKNLVAERIKENTELEIDLIEKLIEIPPKKEMGDYAFPCFQLAKTFRKAPNLIAEELKEKINKEGFEKIVTVGPYVNFFVDKTVLIKDVLEKVLNEKEKYGSSKLGEGKNVVVEYSSPNIAKPFHIGHLFTTAIGNALYKILSFEGYNCIGINHLGDWGTQFGKLISAYRRWVDEEALEKDAIGELLRIYVKFHEEAEKDPELEKEARLNFKNLEDGSEEETELWNRFKDLSLKEFNKVYDMLGIKFDSLAGESFYSDKMDAVVQEIDDKGLLVDSNGAKVVMLDEYNIPPCMIKKSDGATIYATRDLAAAIYRKKTYDFYKCIYVVGTPQALHFKQVFTTLKLMGHDWADDCKHVGFGLVKLANKKLSTRNGDVVFLEDLLNQSVEETLKIINEKNPNLKNKEETAKKLGIGAVVFTYLKNNRERDIVFDWKEILSFDGETGPYVEYSYARGKSILRKAGELTGEADYSKLSSKEEFELAKLLGGFNDAIMNAINKLEPAMVTRYVIEVAKAFNKFYNAHGILNAEDNDVKLSRIKLVEATCQVIKNALNLLGIDAVEEM; translated from the coding sequence ATGGATTACAAAAATCTAGTAGCTGAAAGAATAAAAGAAAATACAGAATTAGAAATTGATTTAATAGAAAAACTTATAGAGATTCCACCAAAAAAAGAAATGGGAGATTATGCTTTCCCATGCTTCCAATTAGCTAAAACTTTTAGAAAAGCACCAAATTTAATAGCTGAAGAATTAAAAGAAAAAATAAATAAAGAAGGTTTTGAGAAGATAGTAACTGTAGGCCCTTACGTAAATTTCTTTGTAGATAAAACTGTACTAATAAAAGATGTATTAGAAAAAGTTTTAAATGAAAAAGAAAAATATGGTTCTTCTAAATTAGGAGAGGGAAAAAATGTAGTAGTGGAATATTCATCACCAAACATTGCAAAACCCTTTCATATAGGTCATTTATTTACTACAGCTATAGGTAATGCACTATATAAAATATTATCCTTTGAAGGTTATAATTGTATAGGAATCAATCATTTAGGAGATTGGGGAACACAATTTGGTAAACTTATCTCTGCATATAGAAGATGGGTAGATGAAGAAGCACTAGAAAAAGATGCTATAGGAGAACTTTTAAGAATATATGTTAAATTTCATGAAGAAGCAGAAAAAGACCCTGAACTTGAAAAAGAAGCTAGATTAAACTTTAAAAACCTAGAAGATGGCTCAGAGGAAGAAACTGAGTTATGGAATAGATTTAAGGATCTAAGCTTAAAAGAATTCAACAAGGTTTATGACATGTTAGGAATAAAATTTGATTCTCTTGCAGGAGAAAGTTTCTATAGTGATAAAATGGATGCAGTAGTTCAAGAGATAGATGATAAAGGATTATTAGTAGATAGTAATGGTGCGAAGGTAGTTATGCTTGATGAATACAATATACCACCTTGCATGATTAAAAAATCTGATGGAGCAACTATTTATGCTACTCGTGATTTAGCAGCAGCTATATATAGAAAGAAAACTTATGATTTCTACAAATGTATATATGTAGTTGGAACTCCACAAGCATTGCATTTTAAACAAGTATTTACTACTTTAAAACTTATGGGTCATGACTGGGCAGATGATTGTAAACATGTGGGCTTTGGTCTTGTCAAATTAGCAAATAAAAAGCTATCTACAAGAAATGGAGATGTTGTATTCTTAGAAGATTTATTAAACCAATCTGTAGAAGAAACATTAAAAATTATAAATGAAAAGAATCCTAATTTGAAAAACAAAGAAGAGACAGCAAAAAAACTTGGTATAGGTGCAGTTGTATTCACATACCTAAAAAATAATAGAGAAAGAGATATTGTATTTGACTGGAAAGAAATTCTATCTTTTGATGGAGAAACAGGTCCTTATGTAGAATACAGTTATGCAAGAGGAAAGAGCATATTAAGAAAAGCAGGAGAATTAACTGGAGAAGCAGATTACTCTAAATTATCATCTAAAGAAGAGTTTGAATTAGCGAAACTTCTTGGAGGATTTAATGATGCCATAATGAACGCTATAAATAAATTAGAACCAGCTATGGTAACTAGATATGTAATTGAAGTAGCAAAAGCTTTTAATAAGTTCTACAATGCTCATGGAATATTAAATGCAGAAGATAATGATGTGAAATTATCAAGAATAAAACTTGTAGAAGCTACTTGTCAAGTAATAAAGAATGCTCTTAACTTATTAGGTATAGATGCAGTTGAAGAAATGTAA